ACATGGTCTGGTAGAAAAATCAACCACTTACTAGTATGTCTATAAACAAGTTTGTGCGTTACAGCCAAGTGCTTCCTTACATATAGAAACCTAACTCGAGGAGGTGAAAAGTAACATAATGTATATAACATAGTGTTTGGGGTGAGGGGTTAACACTTGGGAAGAGCATTTTACTTTGGTAACTCTTCTATAATGATGCGGGAAACTGAGTTCCATCCAGTTGAAGCATCTCCTCTTGGGTAATCTGAGCAGGTACCAACCCAAATGGCAACATCCACCAAGCCAGCACTGATTCCTTCGCATAATCCTTCCACTGTTAAAAGACAAAACACATTTTGGTTTCACATTTTggttcatccagtccaaccctctgtcatgaggaacacacaatcagagcactgctgacagatggccacctcAAAAGAAAGAGACTTGGCCCCACTTTGAGGCAGCATATTcaactatcaaacagcccttaccctCAACAGGTTTttgctgatgtttaggtggaatctcttttcttgcactttGACTCTCcttatcctagtctctgaagcagcagaaaacaagcttattcCATCTTCAACGTGTCATCCCAGTATTTAAACACTAGCAGTATAGCCCATTGAGTAaagaaatacaatgggctctagaaaagtcCTGATGGGTGAAGAACAGCCACTTTCCCTGAACTTTTGcctttgggatggggggagggttaaGAGGAAAGGAAGCTCGGATAGTTACGCCGCGGATGCTCCCCACAGCCACTTGCACAGCTTTAGAACTGGAAAGCAGATCCAGGAGGTGGCtgcccactccccttcccttgcatttggaGCAGGGCCCAGGCTTGGGAACAGTATCTTCTGTTATCCAGCCATGGAGAAGAAGGGCGGGAGGAAGGATCATATGCATGTGAGAGGGAGATTTCCACATTCTGTTAGTTGTTCCGCATTGCTCTTTCCCCTTTTGCTAGGGGAAAGTAGCTGTTTCCCCTAAGGCTCCCTGCATTGTAATCGGCCAAGCCTTCTCTGTGTTATGATTGGCTGGGAGTGAGTTGTTGCCAACCTGGCTTGGCTTGCTCAATTATATTTAGagatgactatcatgtcacccttcaaccttccaaactaaacataccctgtTCCCTAAACCTCTCCTCATAGGCCATGGAATCCAGagtttttaccattttggccaccctcctctggacccattccagcttgtcagtatccttcttgaattgtgctgcccagaactgcacacagtattccaggtgaggtctgacctaTGCAGAACAGAGTGGCACTGTTATGtgcctcgatctagacactacactcctatttgATTTGCACtcgaattgcattggctttcttggcttccgcatcacactgctgattcatattCACTTTGTAGTCTACGAAGGCTCcgagatccttttcacatgtactgttgtcaaaataggtgtcacccatcctctATCTGtgtgtttcatattttttttgcctaagtgtagtatcttgcatttatctcagctgaaatccattttgttagttttgatccagctttctaatctgtccaggtcattttgaattctgaccctgtcctctgagaTATTAGTCACCCCTCCTAATTCGGTGTCatctgcaatttatttatttttttggtcgTCAAGTTGTAGCTAATTTATGGCAATCtcatagggtcttcaaggcaagagacttcagaagtggtttcccattgcctgcttctgcatcatgcccctggtatttcttgatagtctcccatccaaatactttccagggttgaccctggttagcttctaagatctgatgtgatcaggctcATCTAGACTTCCAGGTCAGGGTACCAGCATTTTCTGCTTGCTAAAAATGATGATGCAGATGAGCCTGTACTGCACAAGGGTACATGACCTTTATTGTAAAATGTATGGCTCTATACATACCTGAAGAAGTGCGGTGTATATTAATAGTGGAATTTAATTCTGGGCTTCCTTGATCTAAATAAATTATAGCCTCAATAGGAAGTGGCCCAGAACACTCAGCTCCATTAAATGTAAAATACCAGCGCTGACAACAGGCATTTCTGCATTTGAGACGTAGGGATCCACTGAAGAGAACTCTTAAAGCACTGTTGGTGCGCATCTTTGTGAATGTGCATTCCTATTAAAGAAACAAGAACAAGATGGATGTTGAAGCTATTGAAATTTTTGACTCATGTACTAAATCGCTGATTATACGAATTTCTGAGGTTTCCCCAACCCAGTTTCAGCTGGTCCATGCCACAGACTTCTGAAGAGACTCAAGAGCAAGACAGTTCAGATACTGTATCCTACAGCAGGTCCACAAAATGATTTCCCCCCACTTCTTGGCAATATTTGCTATTATTCTAAAGTACAATACACACATGTTAAGTTCAGATATGGGAAAGCTTTCAGAAGCATTACACTTGCAGGCTTCAAATACAGCCGTCGTTAACAAAATTGGATTTTCTTTTCCATGATGGCTGGAATTCCAAGTTTTCTCATAAAACCACAGATACCATggttcaaaagaagaaaagagaatatCGTAGGAACAATATCAGTAGTTAATTTTCCACTTTACTGAAGTAGCGCATGACAAGTTATTTTTAGGTCTAGCCCCATATCAAGTGAGGACAAAATGTCAACAAGCACTTCACTAAAGGGAGAGAATGCTTTACATTGCTGAAATGACACATGACTTACATATaacaaaaatattgctttggaaaTCCTTAGGCATGTGTGCTCTATTGCACCTCTTGTACTTGGCACAGAAATAGTctcaaccactttcacaacaaaCTGCATATCACAACAAGGGTAATTAGCATCCCTGTTTGGTTGGCTTTATCTGCTTTGTAGCCAACTATTTTATGGCAGATTTTATGCCCCAAGCTCATTCTCTGGAGAGGGAGCATAGAAATTtgcttaaaaataataaacacatgCATATTAAACAAGTAAACCATGAATTTCTCCTGAATAACTGGGATTTTTTCcactttaaacattattttaatgctaGTTTGATAGTAAGAGAACAAACCACATCTTGTGGGTCAGATGTAACAAAATCACTGGCCACAAAGGTGAGAATTTGTCATTTCCAAGTTGCATGATAAGGGGGTATACAACCACACATATTCCCAAGGTTTATTAATGTAACAGCCAACTACagtagtgtagcgccaatggagcaggggtgttccggggggggggggggcagggtgcatgcgtgctgtttcccctcgctccagccctggccAGCTATATTAGTTACAAGATTTCATTCCAGCCATTTGCAGGTTTTCTGTTCTAAGATTATAGGGATCAAACTTTTTGTATTTCTACTGGATGTGGCACAGTTTTCAAGTAATGAACAATTACACAAACAACCTTAAAAGACAAATATTTAGTTAAGAGTTGATAATATTCTCTGAAATGGACACTCATGAAAAGTATGGATTTCACATAGGATTATTTCAAATGCCTCCCTTCCTAAAATATATTATTAGAAGTGGGAGACCTGTGAGACTTGCGGGGAGATTCCATACCACTCCCCAGTCGTGGCTCCAGGCCCCACCATCTACTTTTATCCAGCAGCTCCAGCTCTGAGCAACCCTGCCAAGGGCCCTCTCACAGAGTCCTTCCTGCAAAAGTTTGACTGGAGTTGCACCAGGCAAGCCTGTTGAGACCTCTCCCCAAAGTCCCTAACCGGGATCTTCCAGAGTTGCTCTGGCAGACCTGCTGATGTCTCCTGGTCTGCTTTCAATACTAAAGCCCAGGACAACTCCCACCTGTGCTGCCTGATGTAAGTAGGGCAGAGaatggtttttttattttggggagaatttaaactccctaactttttttttaatgtcagattttcctgcaaacttagGGGGTCCCCTAaatttgcagaaatatctgtttAGTAGAAGTGTAGCCCCGATTTTCAGATTTAGCTATCTACAGGTGAGAGCACACTTGGGAATTAGATAGATAGGTATCAGGATGCTCTAGTTTTTCCTAGTTTTAAGTCCTACCACCAAAGCTTATAAGAGGTTGCCAGTATTTTTGACCAGTGGTAGTCCATAACTACCAGCGTTTGCCTCACTGGCAAACTTACCCTGGATGTTAACAGAAAATTAGCTAAGTCAAATCAATGTAAGACATATACtaaaaaaatattacagtatAATTGTGCTTGCTTACTGCAATTTTCCCAAGGTCTATGCCATAATTCAGAGCGCTCCAAGAACATTGTTTATAGTTGGGAGTCCAGgattcttcaaagctctctcgcatacattctcctttttctcctttaagtCCATCTCGACCAGGGATTCCAGGTGTCCCAGGGATACCATTGACCCCAGGATTTCCATCTCTTCCAGGAACACCACCAGGTCCTTGCAAACACATCCCATTATACTGAAAGACACAATAATTTACATTTATGTTGTGAAACAATACTAAACAAGACTTGCTCcaatctaaacccactgaagtcaatgtatACTGGAATGTGCTGTAGCTGTACAGtacttgtttgcttgctttgtaCTATAGTGACTTTTCAACTTGTATTAATTATTTTTCTTGATTCAGAATCAAAGTTGTGCAAACTGCTAGAATAGTGatgtttccccccctctctttttaacCTAGTAAACTGGATTCTATGgctccttctacacatgcagaataatgcactttcaaactgctttcagtgctctttgaaactgtgcggaatccacttgcaattgtgaaagtggtttgaaaatgcattattctgcgtgtgcggaaggggcctatgaatctTTAGCTGATAGTACACAGGGGTCCAAAGAGATGATCTGGCAGCACATCCTTCTGCAGCACATCTAGTCTTGTCTTCACCAGTATCTGAATGAAAGACTGTCTAAGAACTCCATGTATTAGCTACTGGTCAGACAGGGCAATATATAGGTATTCTAAGCAGTGACATCCTTCCAGGTCCTCCTacaagtcaatgggcttagggtAGGGAGGCCAGGTCTCCCATTAGAGCAGGAAACCTCCTGGCTGAGGCCACTGTTCCCCACTGCCTCTTGACATTGAGGTCAGGGTGAATCCTGGACCACTGCTATGATGTCACATTTGATTTCAGGCCGGAACTTAAGTCACATGTTGCTGAAATCTGTGCCCAAATTGTCCCTGCCCTCCAAATGCTATCTGGGAATTGCCAGctacagctggcaaccccagctttAGAAGGACAtcactcaggattgcactgctatttgctttacagggttgttgtaaggattacatGCAAAAAAATTATGGGAAGTGTTCTGAATATTCTATAACATTATGCTTACCCTACTATTTTTTACTAATTTCTGTTATTTACTCTTACTGAAACTCCTACTGCGCAAACACAATTTCAAGCAAATGGAAAGAATCAGTTGCCACAAACAAGTGGTATGTATGAGGTGCAACAGCATCACACTTGATTTGATGCTAAAGGCCATTTTATGACATGTCATACAGACATGCACATGTCTGTTTTCCTGGGTATAAACTCATTAGGAAAGTATGATTGGCACTCATTAGGAAAGTATGATTGGCACCCTTGGCAAAGCAAACACTTTCATCATACTCCACAGTTCTCAGATGGAACAGACCTTTTTCTGCTCCAGGACTAGGCACAAGAACCACATGCTAGTCCTTTTCACTCACTGTGGTTTAGACACTTCTGCCTTGGGTACCAGGAGTGGGTGCTACGCATGATCCTCTCGAAATGCATAGTCACCATTTGTGTGAATTGGACCCTATACCTATTTCAAGCTTCTGTGAATGCGATCAGAAAACCAAGATTTATTGTGGTTGCACGTTTCTGTGTCCTAGGGCTAGCAAATATCCATGTTGCCCTGTTCATTCAAAATGGCAACCACAAATATTTACTCATTTATTAAGGACATTTCCAAGCCATTTCATCAGTCCTACTTGGCTTACAATATATTAGAGAAATTCACAGACTTTTTTTACTAGTTACATTTTGGGAGCTCCCATTTTGCATGCTTGCCTGGTGGGCAAGGTAGGAGCTCCCAAAATGtaactagtaaaaaaaaaagtctgcgaACATGCTCTTGAGTTAAAGGTGGGATATATTAGTTTGTGTAGAGATAAGCAATATTTCCCATATACTCTGATTGCTACCACTTTAGATTTCTTCCacatcttttctcctcctcccctctgcaCTAATATTATCAAagctattgttattatttttaaatctgtGGTGAGAAACTAATACTACTAGTTGAGTAGCTACTAAGGAAAAATGGATTGGACATTAACAACAGTTTGATATTCCTACTGAGTTCTTTCTTTAGATGGAAGGACAAAGTTTCCCTGGGTTTTTTGTGGCACTTTCACTGCCAGATCTTATATCTGCAAAACAAGGTCACCTTCACTGAGAATAAAACAGGCATTTGGGGAAAGACAGCAGTGGGGGAACCATTATAATAATAGATCAAGAAAGAGGCAACAGCTTGAAGATGCAGTTAAAAATATACTAAAGTAATGGAAACTATTCAGGCAAGAAATTATTTCTGAAGGTGTCACCAAAGGAAAGTATATTTTTCAAGAGAAACACATACAGAAAAGATAGTTTACCCCAAGGGTGAGAGACTCACTTAATAGACTGCATATTTTCTCTATCTCCAATAACTGTTTACAACAGCCTGGAAATTTTGCACCTTTTTTTGTTAGAACCTAAT
The window above is part of the Sphaerodactylus townsendi isolate TG3544 linkage group LG09, MPM_Stown_v2.3, whole genome shotgun sequence genome. Proteins encoded here:
- the CTHRC1 gene encoding collagen triple helix repeat-containing protein 1, coding for MKRLSPAALLLLLLLAAAPPTGASENPKAKAKALRQREVVDVYNGMCLQGPGGVPGRDGNPGVNGIPGTPGIPGRDGLKGEKGECMRESFEESWTPNYKQCSWSALNYGIDLGKIAECTFTKMRTNSALRVLFSGSLRLKCRNACCQRWYFTFNGAECSGPLPIEAIIYLDQGSPELNSTINIHRTSSVEGLCEGISAGLVDVAIWVGTCSDYPRGDASTGWNSVSRIIIEELPK